In Novipirellula galeiformis, one DNA window encodes the following:
- the eboE gene encoding metabolite traffic protein EboE — MSFTVGYCTNVHAGMDLPTIRENLLQYAVPVRSNLSTETALGVGLWLPAQAANECVAGGLKGFRAFLDENRLEAFTINGFPYDNFHQDVVKHRVYEPTWWEQERLVYTKQLAVILSELLPASQSVGSISTLPIGWASDAVTEDQLAAAAANLRELAEFLSALESQTGRRIVIAIEPEPGCILDTADDVVQWFSKRFPDAKHRRHLTVCHDVCHSAVMMESQAEVLLRYAAAGITIGKVQVSSAIVADWDAMSIGRRHEAIQQLSGFAEDRYLHQTGRIRGDNSFELAEDLPGLVSPVPASSDPARGDKRWVVHFHVPIFLERFGHLTTSQDDVRECLRTLIRNPSSIDFTGHLEVETYAWTVLPDAMRKRSLAEDVSEELRWLRKELIECM, encoded by the coding sequence ATGAGTTTTACGGTTGGTTATTGTACGAACGTGCATGCGGGCATGGATCTGCCGACGATTCGTGAGAATTTGCTGCAGTATGCCGTGCCGGTACGCTCGAATTTGTCGACCGAGACAGCGCTTGGGGTTGGGCTTTGGTTGCCTGCGCAAGCGGCAAATGAATGTGTGGCAGGAGGGCTGAAAGGGTTCCGTGCATTCTTGGACGAGAACCGACTTGAAGCGTTCACGATCAACGGGTTCCCGTACGACAATTTCCATCAAGACGTCGTCAAGCATCGCGTTTACGAACCCACGTGGTGGGAACAAGAACGCTTGGTCTACACCAAACAACTCGCCGTCATCCTGAGCGAATTACTTCCCGCATCCCAATCCGTGGGGTCGATCAGCACGCTGCCGATCGGTTGGGCTTCGGACGCCGTTACCGAGGATCAGCTCGCTGCCGCCGCCGCGAATCTGCGCGAGTTGGCGGAGTTTCTGTCGGCATTGGAATCTCAAACCGGGCGCCGCATCGTGATTGCGATCGAGCCGGAGCCGGGGTGTATTTTAGATACCGCCGATGATGTGGTGCAGTGGTTTAGCAAGCGTTTTCCCGATGCGAAGCATCGCCGACATTTGACGGTTTGCCACGACGTTTGCCACAGCGCCGTGATGATGGAATCGCAAGCCGAGGTGTTGCTTCGCTACGCCGCCGCCGGAATCACGATCGGTAAAGTGCAAGTTAGTAGCGCCATCGTCGCCGACTGGGACGCCATGTCCATCGGTCGACGACACGAAGCGATCCAACAATTAAGCGGATTTGCCGAAGACCGTTACTTGCATCAAACCGGTCGTATCCGTGGGGACAACTCCTTTGAATTAGCTGAAGATTTACCCGGACTGGTTTCGCCGGTTCCCGCGTCGAGTGATCCCGCACGCGGTGACAAACGTTGGGTTGTCCATTTTCACGTTCCGATTTTCCTCGAACGTTTTGGTCATCTCACGACAAGCCAAGATGATGTGCGTGAGTGTCTGCGAACCTTAATTCGCAACCCTTCCTCCATTGACTTTACCGGTCACCTCGAAGTCGAGACCTATGCCTGGACGGTGCTTCCCGACGCGATGCGGAAGCGAAGTTTGGCGGAGGACGTCTCTGAGGAATTGCGTTGGCTACGCAAAGAATTGATCGAGTGCATGTAA
- a CDS encoding protein kinase domain-containing protein, with product MTSETPFPAPQDDTELASSKLIGYRLGEYQILRKLGRGGMADVYAARHLTLGRDVAIKVLRSDYARDQDYITRFRREAKAAAKLNHPNIVQVYDVGSVDSFHFMAQELVHGENLRHVLSKRGSLSVDEAVEVIVGVASALESASNASITHRDIKPENIMRSENGIIKVADFGLARLGLDVDATRGDLTQAGLTLGTPRYMSPEQVQGHTVDVRSDLYSLGVTMYHLLAGRPPFEADDPLALAVMHLHETPQPLDRARGSRDVPEWLIAIIMKLLRKRPQDRFQSPSELLQSIHGKTTDAVFSSGATVGTAAATIRLQRISDETRKWRYTRMRRYAAILLLPLLCAAVVSTAMLARPAKSIGRLLRPEQVPQTDSVQEQYLVAVTRNDEAGWRAVPENFPPDASSTNASYYAKSMLQLARFMSSEQQLGQAESLLERLSADPRIDRLYRTLALAQRCSVLEQMGDSKGLGEIRTQLQAAYRELEANNREAVIQFDRLVPEKERLRLGLKPIVKDASSA from the coding sequence TGGATATCGCTTAGGCGAGTACCAAATCCTTCGTAAACTTGGACGCGGTGGGATGGCGGACGTTTATGCCGCACGCCATTTGACGCTCGGCCGGGATGTTGCCATCAAGGTGTTGCGAAGTGATTACGCGCGTGACCAAGACTACATCACCCGGTTTCGCCGCGAAGCTAAAGCGGCCGCGAAATTGAACCACCCCAACATCGTGCAGGTTTACGATGTGGGGAGTGTGGACTCGTTTCATTTCATGGCGCAAGAGTTAGTCCACGGTGAGAATCTACGTCATGTCCTGTCCAAGCGAGGTTCGCTCTCGGTCGACGAAGCGGTCGAAGTCATCGTGGGGGTTGCCTCGGCGCTCGAAAGTGCCTCCAACGCATCGATCACGCATCGTGACATTAAACCCGAAAACATCATGCGGTCGGAAAACGGCATCATCAAAGTTGCCGACTTTGGATTGGCTCGCCTTGGTTTGGATGTCGATGCCACACGCGGCGATTTGACGCAAGCCGGGCTGACGCTTGGCACACCTCGCTACATGAGCCCCGAACAGGTGCAAGGGCACACCGTTGATGTCCGCAGCGATTTGTACTCGCTAGGCGTGACGATGTATCACTTGCTGGCCGGGCGACCACCGTTTGAAGCCGATGATCCGTTGGCCTTGGCTGTGATGCACTTGCATGAAACGCCGCAACCGCTGGACCGAGCTCGTGGATCGCGAGACGTGCCTGAATGGCTGATTGCGATCATCATGAAATTGCTGCGCAAACGTCCTCAGGATCGATTTCAATCTCCCAGCGAACTGCTCCAATCAATCCACGGCAAGACGACGGATGCCGTTTTTTCCAGCGGAGCCACCGTGGGAACCGCCGCCGCCACGATTCGTTTGCAACGCATTAGCGACGAAACTCGCAAATGGCGTTACACACGGATGCGACGTTATGCGGCGATCTTGCTGCTGCCGCTGTTGTGCGCCGCGGTGGTCAGCACCGCGATGCTAGCGCGACCCGCCAAGAGCATCGGTCGTTTGCTGCGCCCCGAGCAAGTGCCCCAAACCGACTCCGTGCAAGAACAGTACTTGGTCGCCGTCACTCGCAATGACGAAGCAGGCTGGCGGGCGGTCCCAGAAAACTTCCCCCCCGACGCCAGTTCGACGAATGCGAGCTACTATGCCAAAAGCATGCTGCAATTGGCTCGATTCATGTCGAGCGAACAACAACTTGGGCAGGCGGAATCGCTATTGGAGCGTTTAAGTGCGGACCCCCGAATCGATCGGCTCTATCGCACGTTGGCGCTTGCCCAGCGGTGCAGTGTGCTGGAGCAAATGGGGGATTCGAAAGGGCTGGGCGAAATCCGCACGCAATTGCAGGCGGCCTATCGCGAATTAGAAGCGAACAACCGTGAAGCGGTAATCCAGTTCGACCGCTTGGTTCCCGAGAAGGAACGTCTGCGATTGGGACTCAAGCCCATCGTCAAGGATGCGTCGAGCGCGTGA